In one Kitasatospora cineracea genomic region, the following are encoded:
- a CDS encoding ABC transporter permease — MPLETAAVAPAAPTVSRTEVRERAARNRKLGVYGARAAVLAGFLGLWELCSRTGVIDPFNFSQPSRIWNQIWQWVTHGTAQGSLGEQIGYTLYEALTGWVLGVVGGVLLGIALGRIRFLADVFGPYIKVLNAIPRIVLAPIFLIWFGLGPASKVASAVVLVFFPVFFNAFQGAREVDRNLVANARILGASNRKVTLQVVIPAATTWIFTSLHVSFGFALIGAIVGEYIGATKGLGLMVAAAQGTFNAAGVYAAMTILAVVALFTEGLLTFAEKRLFRWKPADAGDGR; from the coding sequence GTGCCGCTTGAGACCGCAGCAGTAGCCCCGGCCGCCCCCACCGTCTCCCGCACCGAGGTGCGCGAGCGGGCGGCCCGCAACCGGAAGCTGGGCGTGTACGGGGCCCGGGCCGCCGTGCTGGCCGGGTTCCTCGGGCTGTGGGAGCTGTGCTCCCGGACCGGGGTGATCGACCCGTTCAACTTCTCCCAGCCGTCGAGGATCTGGAACCAGATCTGGCAGTGGGTCACCCACGGCACCGCGCAGGGCTCGCTCGGCGAGCAGATCGGCTACACCCTGTACGAGGCGCTGACCGGCTGGGTGCTGGGCGTGGTCGGCGGCGTGCTGCTGGGCATCGCGCTGGGCCGGATCCGGTTCCTGGCGGACGTGTTCGGCCCGTACATCAAGGTGCTGAACGCGATCCCGCGGATCGTGCTGGCGCCGATCTTCCTGATCTGGTTCGGCCTCGGCCCGGCGTCCAAGGTCGCCTCGGCCGTGGTGCTGGTGTTCTTCCCGGTGTTCTTCAACGCCTTCCAGGGCGCCCGCGAGGTGGACCGCAACCTGGTCGCCAACGCCCGGATCCTGGGCGCCAGCAACCGGAAGGTCACCCTGCAGGTGGTCATCCCCGCCGCCACCACCTGGATCTTCACCAGCCTGCACGTCAGCTTCGGCTTCGCGCTGATCGGCGCGATCGTCGGCGAGTACATCGGCGCCACCAAGGGCCTGGGCCTGATGGTCGCGGCCGCCCAGGGCACCTTCAACGCGGCGGGCGTGTACGCCGCGATGACCATCCTGGCCGTGGTCGCGCTGTTCACCGAGGGACTGCTGACCTTCGCCGAGAAACGCCTGTTCCGCTGGAAGCCGGCCGACGCCGGCGACGGCCGCTGA
- a CDS encoding response regulator — translation MIDVLVVDDDFRVADVHAAYVAKVPGFRVTGTAHSAAQAYATLERAPVHLVLLDHHLPDETGLVLVRRLREAGIRCDVMMVTAARDVSTVHAAMQHGALQYLVKPFSFAGLRDKLTAYAELRHALAGPSARETSQDEVDRMFAALRTGTSPATALPKGHSAPTTDLVLDALRRAATPLSAQEVADATGLSRSTAQRYLKQLAQDRRLRLSLRYGDTGRPEHRYLLAPAPR, via the coding sequence ATGATCGACGTCCTCGTGGTCGACGACGACTTCCGGGTCGCCGACGTCCACGCCGCCTACGTGGCCAAGGTCCCCGGCTTCCGGGTCACCGGCACCGCGCACAGCGCCGCCCAGGCGTACGCCACCCTCGAACGCGCCCCCGTCCACCTCGTCCTGCTCGACCACCACCTGCCCGACGAGACCGGGCTGGTCCTGGTCCGGCGGCTGCGCGAGGCCGGCATCCGGTGCGACGTCATGATGGTCACCGCCGCCCGCGACGTCTCCACCGTGCACGCCGCCATGCAGCACGGCGCACTCCAGTACCTGGTCAAACCGTTCAGCTTCGCCGGCCTGCGCGACAAGCTCACCGCCTACGCCGAACTGCGGCACGCCCTCGCCGGGCCGTCCGCCCGCGAGACCTCCCAGGACGAGGTCGACCGGATGTTCGCCGCCCTGCGCACCGGCACCTCACCCGCCACCGCCCTCCCCAAGGGCCACAGCGCCCCCACCACCGACCTGGTCCTCGACGCCCTCCGCCGCGCCGCCACCCCCCTCTCCGCCCAGGAGGTCGCCGACGCCACCGGCCTGTCCCGCTCCACCGCCCAGCGCTACCTCAAACAACTCGCCCAGGACCGCCGCCTGCGCCTCTCCCTCCGCTACGGCGACACCGGCCGCCCCGAACACCGCTACCTCCTCGCCCCCGCCCCCCGCTGA
- a CDS encoding ATP-binding protein: MGRPLGPFRPHWPRRVFAQLLLSQTVVTVAVTAVTAGLFLAPVSAELDRDAMQRALTIAQVTATDPDVARAAADRDPDTAQGIAERIRLASRAEFVVITDTEGIRLSHTDPARIGLRVSTDPEPALRGEVVTAIQDGTLGRTARGKVPLRLADGRIVGEVSVGLSDDSIRGRLVSMAGGILLCAGAGLVVGLAATLVLARRLKRRTHNIAVADIAALLIEREAMLHGIREGMLALDAAGRIRLANDEALRLLALPEDCTGRTVDDLLPPGRLADVLTGRVEGADLPAVRDDRVLVVNRMATADGGAVTTLRDRTELEFLVRELDHTRGLTEALRAQDHEHANRMHTLLGLLELGRHDQAADFISEQSGTQAARAARIGRHVQDPHTAALLTGKAAVAEERGTRLTVTPDSHLPDALVDARALVTVVGNLVDNAMDAAPAGTVEVRLRTVGTTLLVEVADSGPGIPADLRERVFEEGWSSKQAPAHRPRGIGLALVRRLVERSGGRLAVGTGPLGGARFTVELPEALSATEPRLEHA; the protein is encoded by the coding sequence ATGGGACGACCGCTCGGACCGTTCCGGCCGCACTGGCCGCGCCGGGTCTTCGCCCAACTCCTGCTCAGCCAGACCGTGGTGACCGTCGCCGTCACCGCCGTCACCGCCGGGCTGTTCCTCGCCCCCGTCAGCGCCGAACTCGACCGCGACGCCATGCAGCGCGCCCTGACCATCGCCCAGGTCACCGCCACCGACCCGGACGTCGCCCGGGCCGCCGCCGACCGCGACCCCGACACCGCGCAGGGCATCGCCGAACGGATCCGGCTCGCCAGCCGCGCCGAGTTCGTCGTCATCACCGACACCGAGGGCATCCGGCTCTCGCACACCGACCCCGCCCGGATCGGCCTGCGGGTCTCCACCGACCCCGAACCCGCCCTGCGCGGCGAAGTGGTCACCGCCATCCAGGACGGCACCCTGGGCCGCACCGCCCGCGGCAAGGTCCCGCTGCGGCTCGCCGACGGCCGGATCGTCGGCGAGGTCTCGGTCGGCCTCAGCGACGACTCGATCCGCGGCCGGCTGGTCTCGATGGCCGGCGGCATCCTGCTCTGCGCCGGCGCCGGCCTGGTCGTCGGCCTCGCCGCCACCCTCGTGCTGGCCCGCCGCCTCAAGCGCCGCACCCACAACATCGCCGTCGCCGACATCGCCGCCCTGCTGATCGAACGCGAGGCCATGCTGCACGGCATCCGCGAAGGCATGCTCGCCCTCGACGCCGCCGGGCGGATCCGGCTCGCCAACGACGAGGCGCTGCGCCTGCTCGCCCTGCCCGAGGACTGCACCGGCCGCACCGTCGACGACCTGCTGCCGCCCGGCCGGCTCGCCGACGTGCTCACCGGCCGGGTCGAGGGCGCGGACCTGCCCGCCGTCCGCGACGACCGCGTGCTGGTCGTCAACCGGATGGCCACCGCCGACGGCGGCGCCGTCACCACCCTCCGCGACCGCACCGAACTCGAGTTCCTGGTAAGGGAGTTGGACCACACCCGGGGCCTCACCGAGGCGCTCCGCGCGCAGGACCACGAACACGCCAACCGGATGCACACCCTGCTCGGCCTGCTCGAACTCGGCCGCCACGACCAGGCCGCCGACTTCATCTCCGAACAGTCCGGCACCCAGGCCGCCCGCGCCGCCCGGATCGGCCGCCACGTCCAGGACCCGCACACCGCCGCCCTGCTCACCGGCAAGGCCGCCGTCGCCGAGGAACGCGGCACCCGGCTCACCGTCACCCCCGACAGCCACCTGCCCGACGCCCTGGTCGACGCCCGCGCCCTGGTCACCGTGGTCGGCAACCTGGTCGACAACGCGATGGACGCCGCCCCCGCCGGCACCGTCGAGGTCCGGCTGCGCACCGTCGGCACCACCCTGCTGGTCGAAGTCGCCGACAGCGGCCCCGGCATCCCCGCCGACCTGCGCGAACGCGTCTTCGAAGAGGGCTGGAGCAGCAAGCAGGCCCCCGCCCACCGCCCCCGGGGCATCGGCCTCGCCCTGGTCCGCCGCCTGGTCGAACGCAGCGGCGGCCGGCTCGCCGTCGGCACCGGCCCGCTCGGCGGCGCCCGCTTCACCGTCGAACTCCCCGAGGCCCTGAGCGCCACGGAACCCCGCCTGGAGCACGCATGA
- a CDS encoding phosphatase PAP2 family protein encodes MTGADPRHRPVVLASACGGAFALLAVVVAVHGWAPFGFEAAAVRWGVAHRPGWARSLAMAVTSLGTDVFPYLLALAAGAVAVRSGRPAGARRTAGVLLAPLVWLVAGQLLRQGLMRAFARPRPPVADWAFDASGFAFPSGHAFTSALSAGLLALAVARARPRAARFAAAGAALFAGVIGFTRVYLGVHWPLDVLGGWLLASAWLALGGWLLGRLGLRAQRGAGARR; translated from the coding sequence GTGACCGGCGCGGACCCGCGCCACCGCCCCGTCGTCCTGGCTTCGGCCTGCGGCGGGGCGTTCGCGCTGCTGGCGGTGGTGGTGGCGGTGCACGGGTGGGCGCCGTTCGGGTTCGAGGCGGCGGCGGTGCGCTGGGGCGTGGCGCACCGGCCGGGCTGGGCCCGGTCGCTGGCGATGGCGGTGACCTCGCTGGGCACGGACGTCTTCCCGTACCTGCTGGCGCTGGCGGCGGGCGCGGTCGCGGTGCGCTCCGGGCGCCCGGCCGGGGCGCGGCGGACGGCCGGGGTGCTGCTGGCGCCGCTGGTGTGGCTGGTGGCGGGGCAGTTGCTGCGGCAGGGCCTGATGCGGGCCTTCGCCCGGCCGCGGCCGCCGGTCGCGGACTGGGCGTTCGACGCGTCGGGCTTCGCGTTCCCGTCGGGGCACGCCTTCACCTCCGCCCTGTCGGCGGGCCTGCTGGCCCTGGCCGTGGCCCGGGCCCGGCCCCGGGCCGCCCGGTTCGCGGCGGCGGGGGCGGCCCTGTTCGCGGGCGTCATCGGCTTCACCCGGGTCTACCTGGGCGTGCACTGGCCGCTGGACGTGCTGGGCGGCTGGCTGCTGGCCTCGGCCTGGCTGGCCCTGGGCGGGTGGTTGCTCGGGCGGCTCGGGCTGCGCGCTCAGCGGGGGGCGGGGGCGAGGAGGTAG
- a CDS encoding DedA family protein, translated as MFSSSALLAVNPLDAGSLLASFGALGIAVVMFAETGLLVGFFLPGDSLLFTAGLLCTTSAHSGPHLNLGQVLAAAVVGALAGAQVGYLIGKRGGRALLARSRNRHLQNGAVRAEEILTRYGHAKAVVLARFVPVVRTVLNPLAGALGVDARTFTLWQVVGGLVWTVGLVLAGYALGSSIPNVDHYLLPIVALVVVVSLLPLLLEVLRSRRGARAR; from the coding sequence ATGTTCTCCTCCTCGGCCCTGTTGGCCGTCAATCCGCTGGACGCGGGGTCGCTGCTGGCCTCGTTCGGTGCGCTGGGCATCGCGGTGGTGATGTTCGCGGAGACCGGCCTGCTGGTCGGGTTCTTCCTGCCGGGCGACTCGCTGCTGTTCACGGCGGGCCTGCTGTGCACGACGAGTGCGCACAGCGGGCCGCACCTGAACCTGGGGCAGGTGCTGGCCGCCGCGGTGGTGGGCGCGCTGGCCGGGGCGCAGGTCGGGTACCTGATCGGGAAGCGGGGCGGCCGGGCGCTGCTGGCCCGGTCCCGCAACAGGCACCTGCAGAACGGGGCGGTGCGGGCGGAGGAGATCCTGACCCGGTACGGGCACGCGAAGGCGGTGGTGCTGGCCCGCTTCGTGCCGGTGGTGCGCACGGTGCTGAACCCGCTGGCGGGGGCCCTGGGGGTGGACGCCCGCACCTTCACGCTGTGGCAGGTGGTGGGCGGTCTGGTGTGGACGGTGGGGCTGGTGCTGGCCGGGTACGCGCTGGGCTCGTCGATCCCGAACGTCGACCACTACCTGCTGCCGATCGTCGCCCTGGTGGTGGTGGTCTCGCTGCTGCCGCTGCTCCTGGAGGTGCTGCGTTCGCGCCGCGGGGCCCGGGCCCGGTGA
- a CDS encoding serine/threonine-protein kinase — MTTAGPGGQLIDGRFELLARLGGGGMGLVWRARDTMLQREVALKEVRPPDPAMLAADPAAAHELRERVLREAQALARLQHPNVVTIHHIVDNAELAHPWLVMELVSGGSLHDRITRGPLSPPEAARIGRGLLAALTAAHAAGIQHRDVKPGNVLLRTDGTPVLTDFGIAALSESTSLTATGALIGSPEYIAPERIRGHEGDPASDLWSLGMTLYVAVEGHHPLRRANSIATLAAVLDQPLPPPVRSGPLGPTLTALLARDPADRPDAARLDRLFAAAEQGVDGTLGGSPAFSPTETNSPPPYSRTETNGTVPHTPTETVRPGPGPRRRTGAVLTAAVAVAAAVGLLGWAFGPKLFDGKGGEDPPAAGASVPATAPATAGAVPPAKPSAAPSSAAPSKGGTGAGAPASGTDLLTPDGARALVESIRSSTGSSTIIDMTVRSDNAHAKVVRKDNPARYDTVDYRAGKLTTTAGGVIDSISAKKLVDLGRIDWDQLPTVTATAKSRLAVPQPTDRYLLVDYGWFADEITIRYYLSDDQGSGGGYLTAGATGKVLKVVKSTD, encoded by the coding sequence ATGACGACAGCCGGGCCGGGCGGCCAACTGATCGACGGCCGCTTCGAGTTGCTGGCGCGGCTCGGCGGCGGCGGAATGGGACTGGTCTGGCGGGCCCGGGACACCATGCTGCAGCGCGAGGTCGCGCTCAAGGAGGTCCGCCCGCCGGACCCGGCGATGCTCGCCGCCGACCCCGCCGCCGCCCACGAACTGCGCGAACGCGTGCTGCGCGAGGCCCAGGCCCTCGCCCGGCTGCAGCACCCCAACGTGGTGACCATCCACCACATCGTCGACAACGCCGAACTCGCCCACCCCTGGCTGGTGATGGAGCTCGTCTCCGGCGGCTCCCTGCACGACCGGATCACCCGCGGCCCGCTCTCCCCGCCGGAGGCCGCCCGGATCGGCCGCGGCCTGCTCGCCGCGCTCACCGCCGCGCACGCGGCCGGCATCCAGCACCGCGACGTCAAACCCGGCAACGTCCTGCTGCGCACCGACGGCACGCCCGTGCTCACCGACTTCGGCATCGCCGCGCTCAGCGAGTCCACCAGCCTCACCGCCACCGGCGCGCTGATCGGCTCGCCCGAGTACATCGCCCCCGAACGCATCCGCGGTCACGAGGGCGACCCCGCCTCCGACCTGTGGTCGCTCGGCATGACGCTGTACGTCGCCGTCGAGGGCCACCACCCGCTGCGCCGCGCCAACAGCATCGCCACCCTCGCGGCCGTCCTCGACCAGCCGCTGCCGCCGCCGGTCCGCTCCGGCCCGCTCGGCCCCACCCTCACCGCGCTGCTGGCCCGCGACCCGGCCGACCGGCCCGACGCCGCCCGCCTCGACCGGCTGTTCGCCGCCGCCGAACAGGGCGTCGACGGCACCCTCGGCGGCAGCCCGGCCTTCTCGCCGACCGAGACCAACTCCCCGCCCCCGTACAGCCGGACCGAGACCAACGGCACCGTCCCGCACACCCCGACCGAGACGGTGCGCCCGGGCCCGGGCCCGCGGCGGCGGACCGGGGCGGTGCTGACCGCGGCGGTCGCGGTGGCGGCGGCGGTCGGGCTGCTCGGGTGGGCGTTCGGGCCGAAGCTGTTCGACGGGAAGGGGGGCGAGGACCCGCCCGCGGCCGGGGCCTCCGTCCCCGCGACGGCCCCCGCGACCGCCGGGGCGGTGCCGCCCGCCAAGCCGTCCGCCGCGCCGTCCTCCGCCGCGCCGTCCAAGGGCGGCACCGGCGCCGGCGCGCCCGCCTCCGGCACCGACCTGCTGACCCCGGACGGTGCCCGGGCGCTGGTCGAGTCGATCCGGTCGAGCACCGGCAGCTCCACGATCATCGACATGACGGTCCGTTCCGACAACGCCCACGCCAAAGTGGTGCGCAAGGACAACCCGGCACGCTACGACACCGTCGACTACCGCGCCGGGAAGCTCACCACCACGGCCGGCGGCGTCATCGACAGCATCAGCGCCAAGAAGCTCGTCGACCTCGGCCGGATCGACTGGGACCAGCTCCCGACGGTCACCGCCACCGCCAAGAGCCGGCTCGCCGTCCCGCAGCCGACGGACCGCTACCTGCTCGTCGACTACGGCTGGTTCGCGGACGAGATCACCATCCGCTACTACCTCTCCGACGACCAGGGCAGCGGCGGCGGCTACCTCACCGCGGGCGCCACCGGCAAGGTCCTCAAGGTGGTGAAGTCCACCGACTGA
- a CDS encoding DUF4232 domain-containing protein, producing the protein MRTATRLTATAAVALLAGLGLTACNDDAATTATAPTSAAAPASGTAAAPAGGTAASPAGSTGGTGTAASPKAGGGTKCTAQDVKLTVTGPAGRAGEQQPARAEVRAQNTSGKPCTLTGFPGVRLTDDEGKAGPLDAVRQGGANAAAVTLQPGKSAAAPLIYSDVNLQGSASGRLVCAVQGSKLAVILPDTTQQSQVPVTGGVDNGTLNVCGDLTVGPFETAA; encoded by the coding sequence ATGCGCACCGCCACCCGTCTGACCGCCACTGCCGCCGTCGCCCTCCTCGCCGGGCTGGGCCTGACCGCCTGCAACGACGACGCCGCCACCACCGCGACCGCCCCGACCAGCGCGGCGGCCCCGGCGTCCGGCACCGCCGCGGCCCCGGCCGGCGGCACGGCGGCGAGCCCGGCCGGCAGCACCGGCGGCACCGGCACCGCCGCCTCGCCCAAGGCCGGCGGCGGCACCAAGTGCACCGCCCAGGACGTCAAGCTCACCGTGACCGGCCCGGCCGGCCGGGCCGGCGAGCAGCAGCCCGCCCGGGCCGAGGTCCGGGCCCAGAACACCTCCGGCAAGCCCTGCACGCTGACCGGCTTCCCGGGCGTCCGGCTCACCGACGACGAGGGCAAGGCCGGCCCGCTGGACGCCGTCCGCCAGGGCGGCGCCAACGCCGCTGCCGTCACCCTGCAGCCCGGCAAGTCCGCCGCCGCCCCGCTGATCTACAGCGACGTCAACCTCCAGGGCAGCGCCTCCGGCCGCCTGGTCTGCGCCGTCCAGGGCTCCAAGCTCGCGGTGATCCTGCCCGACACCACCCAGCAGTCCCAGGTCCCGGTCACCGGCGGCGTCGACAACGGCACCCTCAACGTCTGCGGCGACCTCACCGTCGGCCCCTTCGAGACCGCCGCCTGA
- a CDS encoding glycosyltransferase family 2 protein, with product MDAEHPAPAALTAWRHRPAALLAAVAALSVAALVATGYGLRAWAAATGTGGGWADWAWAPLALALAVQTGLYLAERPVRATPAQQRALDRLDVAVLVPLYNEDPGYLRTALHSLLTQTRPPQSAHVVDDGSTTGYADLRTEWLAAAARAGVRATWQRRPNRGKRAAQVAAAAHCPGADVLVTVDSDAHLDPHALHELLQPLADPKVQAVAGVVLAHNNRHGLISRITDLWYVTNQLVDRSALSPLGAVMVCSGSLAAYRADLLTDHREQYLGETFAGRPVTFSDDSLLTFYALRRGRVVQQPSAVVFSVMPENVGHHLRQYLRWMRGSTIRSLWRVRYLPLGHPALLVQVLRWYQHLAATATAALLLTHTWRTGTVLPPALLAVPPLIVAGQTLRYLTVRRSDQPVRSQLATWALTPLAAAWSWTVLRPLRWYAALTCLRTGWGTRQHGPEVALAPAAARR from the coding sequence GTGGACGCTGAGCACCCGGCGCCCGCCGCGCTGACGGCCTGGCGGCACCGGCCCGCGGCCCTGCTCGCGGCCGTCGCCGCCCTGTCCGTCGCCGCCCTGGTCGCCACCGGCTACGGGCTGCGCGCCTGGGCCGCCGCCACCGGCACCGGCGGCGGCTGGGCGGACTGGGCGTGGGCCCCGCTGGCCCTGGCGCTCGCCGTCCAGACCGGCCTCTACCTCGCCGAACGCCCCGTCCGGGCCACCCCCGCCCAGCAGCGCGCCCTCGACCGGCTCGACGTCGCCGTCCTCGTCCCGCTCTACAACGAGGACCCCGGCTACCTGCGCACCGCCCTGCACTCGCTGCTCACCCAGACCCGCCCCCCGCAGTCCGCGCACGTCGTCGACGACGGCTCCACCACCGGGTACGCGGACCTGCGGACCGAGTGGCTCGCCGCCGCCGCCCGGGCCGGCGTCCGCGCCACCTGGCAGCGCCGGCCCAACCGCGGCAAGCGCGCCGCCCAGGTCGCCGCCGCCGCGCACTGCCCCGGCGCCGACGTCCTGGTCACCGTCGACTCCGACGCCCACCTCGACCCGCACGCCCTGCACGAACTGCTCCAGCCCCTCGCCGACCCGAAGGTCCAGGCCGTCGCCGGAGTCGTCCTCGCGCACAACAACCGGCACGGCCTGATCAGCCGGATCACCGACCTCTGGTACGTCACCAACCAGCTCGTCGACCGCTCCGCGCTCTCCCCGCTCGGCGCCGTCATGGTCTGCTCCGGCAGCCTCGCCGCCTACCGCGCCGACCTGCTCACCGACCACCGCGAGCAGTACCTCGGCGAGACCTTCGCCGGACGGCCCGTCACCTTCTCCGACGACTCCCTGCTCACCTTCTACGCCCTGCGACGCGGCCGCGTCGTCCAACAACCCTCGGCGGTCGTCTTCTCCGTCATGCCCGAGAACGTCGGCCACCACCTGCGCCAGTACCTGCGCTGGATGCGCGGCTCCACCATCCGCTCGCTGTGGCGGGTGCGCTACCTGCCGCTCGGCCACCCCGCCCTGCTCGTCCAGGTCCTGCGCTGGTACCAGCACCTCGCCGCCACCGCCACCGCCGCCCTGCTGCTCACCCACACCTGGCGCACCGGCACCGTCCTCCCGCCCGCCCTGCTCGCCGTCCCCCCGCTGATCGTCGCCGGACAGACCCTGCGCTACCTCACCGTCCGCCGCTCCGACCAGCCCGTCCGCTCCCAACTCGCCACCTGGGCCCTCACCCCGCTCGCCGCCGCCTGGTCCTGGACGGTGCTGCGCCCGCTGCGCTGGTACGCCGCCCTCACCTGCCTGCGCACCGGCTGGGGCACCCGCCAGCACGGCCCCGAGGTGGCGCTCGCCCCCGCCGCGGCCCGGCGGTAG
- a CDS encoding ABC transporter ATP-binding protein — MDPHKAGAVPAIELTGATKRFRTPSGALHTAVRELDLTVAPGEFVAVVGPTGCGKSTTLTLVSGLEEPTEGEVRVYGEPVSGINEHVGFVFQQDAVFPWRTVLSNVMAGPRFRGVPADRAREKARDWLSRVGLSAFEDRYPHQLSGGMRKRVALAQTFVNDPRILLMDEPFSALDVQTRALMSDQLLELWAGTGSSVVFVTHDLDEAIALADRVVVMTAGPATVKEVFTVDLPRPRTVEAVRLEPRFVELYREIWASLGEEVRITRERGAGRAA, encoded by the coding sequence GTGGACCCGCACAAGGCCGGGGCCGTCCCGGCGATCGAGTTGACCGGGGCGACCAAACGCTTCCGGACGCCGTCCGGCGCCCTGCACACCGCCGTCCGGGAGCTCGACCTGACCGTCGCCCCCGGCGAGTTCGTCGCCGTCGTCGGCCCGACGGGGTGCGGCAAGTCCACCACCCTGACCCTGGTCAGCGGCCTGGAGGAGCCCACCGAGGGCGAGGTGCGGGTGTACGGGGAGCCGGTGTCCGGCATCAACGAGCACGTCGGCTTCGTCTTCCAGCAGGACGCCGTGTTCCCGTGGCGCACGGTGCTGTCGAACGTGATGGCGGGGCCCCGGTTCCGCGGCGTGCCGGCCGACCGGGCCCGGGAGAAGGCCCGCGACTGGCTGTCCCGGGTGGGCCTGTCGGCGTTCGAGGACCGCTACCCGCACCAGCTCTCGGGCGGCATGCGCAAGCGGGTCGCGCTGGCCCAGACCTTCGTCAACGACCCGCGGATCCTGCTGATGGACGAGCCGTTTTCGGCGCTGGACGTGCAGACCCGGGCGCTGATGTCGGACCAGCTGCTCGAACTGTGGGCGGGCACCGGCTCCTCGGTGGTCTTCGTGACGCACGACCTGGACGAGGCGATCGCGCTGGCCGACCGGGTGGTGGTGATGACGGCCGGACCGGCCACCGTGAAGGAGGTCTTCACCGTGGATCTGCCGCGGCCGCGCACCGTGGAGGCCGTCCGGCTGGAGCCGCGCTTCGTCGAGCTGTACCGAGAGATCTGGGCCTCGCTGGGCGAAGAGGTCCGGATCACCCGTGAGAGAGGAGCGGGTCGTGCCGCTTGA
- a CDS encoding ABC transporter substrate-binding protein produces the protein MRRTAAAALAAVLLLPLAACANDAATSHNGAAPAGKKVDGPTVKIMVGGLDKVIYMPAMLTQRLGYFADAGVNVELLSEPAGVNATTALLAGDVQGAVGFYDHTIDLQAKGKIVESVVQFSQAPGEVEVVSAKQADAIRSGADFKGRKLGVTSIGSSTDFLTKYLAVKNGVNVSEFSPIAVGAGQTFIAALQQGSIDAGMTTDPTVANILSKQLGTVLYDMRTPEGSKAALGGLYPSSSLYMNTAWVDGNKETVQKLANAFVKTLKWMNTHTPEEIAAQMPADYAQGGAAEYAASIKATLPMFTTDGVMPADGPKTVLSVLAAFHPDVQGKEASIDLAKTYTTEFVSKATG, from the coding sequence ATGCGCAGAACCGCTGCCGCCGCCCTCGCCGCCGTCCTCCTGCTGCCGCTGGCCGCCTGTGCCAACGACGCCGCGACCTCGCACAACGGCGCCGCCCCCGCCGGGAAGAAGGTCGACGGCCCCACCGTCAAGATCATGGTCGGCGGCCTGGACAAGGTCATCTACATGCCGGCCATGCTGACCCAGCGGCTGGGCTACTTCGCCGACGCCGGGGTCAACGTCGAGCTGCTGAGCGAGCCGGCCGGCGTCAACGCCACCACCGCGCTGCTGGCCGGCGACGTGCAGGGCGCGGTCGGCTTCTACGACCACACCATCGACCTGCAGGCCAAGGGCAAGATCGTCGAGTCGGTGGTCCAGTTCTCGCAGGCCCCCGGCGAGGTCGAGGTGGTCTCCGCCAAGCAGGCCGACGCGATCAGGTCCGGCGCGGACTTCAAGGGCCGCAAGCTGGGCGTCACCAGCATCGGCTCCTCCACCGACTTCCTCACCAAGTACCTGGCCGTCAAGAACGGCGTCAACGTCAGCGAGTTCAGCCCGATCGCGGTCGGCGCCGGCCAGACCTTCATCGCCGCGCTCCAGCAGGGCTCGATCGACGCCGGCATGACCACCGACCCGACGGTGGCCAACATCCTGTCCAAGCAGCTCGGCACCGTGCTGTACGACATGCGCACCCCCGAGGGCTCGAAGGCGGCGCTCGGCGGCCTCTACCCGTCCTCCTCGCTGTACATGAACACGGCGTGGGTGGACGGCAACAAGGAGACCGTCCAGAAGCTCGCCAACGCCTTCGTGAAGACCCTCAAGTGGATGAACACCCACACCCCCGAGGAGATCGCGGCCCAGATGCCCGCCGACTACGCGCAGGGCGGCGCCGCCGAGTACGCGGCCTCGATCAAGGCCACCCTGCCGATGTTCACCACCGACGGCGTGATGCCCGCCGACGGCCCCAAGACCGTGCTGTCGGTGCTGGCCGCCTTCCACCCGGACGTGCAGGGCAAGGAGGCGAGCATCGACCTGGCCAAGACCTACACCACCGAGTTCGTCTCCAAGGCCACCGGCTGA